A genomic segment from Chitinophaga niabensis encodes:
- a CDS encoding FecR family protein, with amino-acid sequence MNQERIDQLLTLYGRNECTTEELAELHTWYQQLETNQAPPFMDDKAAAQLQARLWEQLNTARQPTRVFRLPIWARVAAVALLLAGAAFWLLQTNSSKTNTPLAVAPAPKKISIPYGATKKIQLPDGTEVWLNAGSELLYAADFNTSHRTVQLSGEAFFDVKKDAERPFIINTGKMNIRVLGTAFNVKAYPEDKTSEASLIRGAIEVSMHGDPEKKFILRPNEKIVFPNRPLPGSTELVELQREGYALSNVSINPVDNSVIETAWTNNRLAFMNERFGDIAQQLERKFEVKLHFEDSTAAGLRFTATFEDEDIRETLEALQYSLPFNFRIEKKDIYITR; translated from the coding sequence TTGAACCAGGAAAGGATCGATCAACTTTTAACGTTATACGGCCGGAACGAATGTACCACGGAAGAACTGGCAGAGCTGCACACATGGTATCAGCAGCTGGAAACCAACCAGGCACCGCCTTTTATGGATGATAAAGCAGCAGCACAACTACAGGCAAGGCTCTGGGAACAGCTTAATACAGCGAGGCAACCAACCCGTGTATTCCGCCTGCCCATATGGGCAAGAGTGGCAGCCGTTGCCCTCCTGCTGGCAGGTGCAGCATTCTGGCTGTTGCAGACCAATTCATCCAAAACTAATACTCCCCTTGCTGTGGCGCCTGCGCCCAAAAAGATCAGCATACCTTACGGCGCTACAAAGAAGATCCAATTGCCGGATGGTACGGAGGTATGGCTGAATGCCGGCAGCGAACTGCTATACGCCGCAGATTTCAACACCAGCCACCGTACCGTACAGCTCAGCGGGGAAGCCTTTTTTGATGTAAAGAAAGATGCAGAACGGCCTTTTATCATTAATACCGGCAAAATGAACATCCGTGTGCTGGGTACTGCTTTCAATGTAAAGGCTTACCCGGAAGATAAAACTTCGGAAGCCTCCCTGATCCGCGGTGCGATTGAAGTAAGCATGCATGGTGATCCGGAAAAGAAATTCATCCTCCGCCCGAACGAAAAGATCGTATTTCCGAACAGGCCTTTACCCGGCAGCACCGAGCTGGTGGAATTACAGCGGGAAGGGTATGCCCTCTCCAATGTATCCATCAATCCGGTGGATAACAGTGTGATCGAAACAGCCTGGACCAATAACCGCCTGGCCTTTATGAATGAACGTTTCGGGGATATTGCGCAGCAGCTGGAAAGGAAGTTTGAAGTGAAATTACATTTTGAAGACAGTACTGCCGCCGGCTTACGTTTTACTGCTACTTTCGAAGATGAGGATATCCGTGAAACGCTGGAAGCACTGCAGTATTCATTGCCTTTTAATTTCAGGATCGAGAAAAAAGATATTTACATCACCCGTTAA